From the Spirochaetota bacterium genome, the window GTTATCAGGCAAATATGGATAAACTCTGAACGTCTGTATTGTGCTCATATTCCCTCACATTCTGAAAAGTTTTTTTAATATAGTATAGTGCATCATATCGCAAGTCAAGATTTTAATCATTATAAATAAGAGATTTTTGCCATGAACTATCGCATAAATTTTTAAAATAAAAAAATAATGATATACTATTTATGCGATAGTTACTGTTAAAATTATTAACACCAATGTCTATTCCATGAAAAAGGCTTTATTATGGATTATACAATAGTGATGTATCAGTACCCCCTGGGAACGTATTTAACTCATGATACAGTCAATAAGCTTCGTAACATAAAACCCCACTTTATATGCTTCCCGGAATATTTTTTTGTGAATAAAAAATTAGGCAATCATGTACAAACACCGCATAATCAGGCTTTGCAGTTAAAACGAATACAGGTGCTATCAAAGGAATTAAATACTGTTGTCATTGGTGGTACCATGCCCGAACGTAATGGCAATTTTTTGCATAATACTGCTTTTGTTTTCCATAATGGTAATATGTTGGGTTTTTACCGCAAACAAAACCTGTTTTTTGCTGAAGAAGGAAAAATAACTCCCGGAAACAACCATGTCATCTTCAATGCGTATGGCATACGATTTAGCGTTTTGATATGTGCTGATGTTTTTAAGGATGAAAATTTTATAGCATTGAAGGAATTAGGTGCACAAATTATCTTCATACCTACATTTTCACTTATGCGTAATGAAACCGTAGAGGAAAAATTTAAACGCGATCAGGATATTTTTGTCAGGGGTGCAAAACTGTCCAATGCAATTTTGGTTAAAGTATGCGGCGTTAAATCTGATTATAAAAATTTTTTGCAAGCACGAAGCCTCATCGCAGCACCTGATGGTATACTCTACAGGGTAGATCCTGATCAGGAAGATACGGCAATGCTTATCGTGAACACTGTGAGTATATAATGTTTGATAAAACTTTTAACACTAACAATGGAAATCTATAGTTACGATAAGCTTTAATTATTTAAACACATTTTCAATTAACACAAAAAAGCAAATTATTGCCATAAACCACATTACAAGAACTATCGCCTTAAACCATGTATTTTTTGTAAAATAATTAATAGTATAACCACTATCACTAACATAACCTGAACCGGTAAATAATGAGATGACAAAAGGAAAAAGTATTGCAGCAAAAAAACCTGTAGCATTCCACCACATCCATGAAACTTTTGGCAAAAACAACCATATATATACATTAACCAAAATGCCTGTTGCAAACCCTCCTATAACTGCAAGCTGGTGAATCTTTTTTCTGGTTATCATCCCAATAATAAATACTGCACAGATTGGCCCATACAACAGTGACCCAATTTTATTTACCAGTTCCACCACTGTTTCACTGCTCCCAGCAAAAACAATGGCAAATAGTGTTGTTATGACTCCCCACAATACAGTTAATACCCGCGATAAAAAGAGTTTTGTTTTATCACGTGTGGATTCTATTTTTTCATAAGCTACTTTCAGTGCATCATTATAGGTAATTGCACTTAAGGAATTAATTGCTGAATCCATGCTTGACATTGATGCAGCTAAAATACCTGAAATCACTACACCCTTTAGCCCTGCAGGAATATAGTGTTTAATAAATGTAGGTATTAACATGTCAGGCTGCTGATTGGATAATAAAGAGCGTAAAGTATTATCTACAGATAACAACAGTA encodes:
- a CDS encoding carbon-nitrogen hydrolase family protein; translated protein: MDYTIVMYQYPLGTYLTHDTVNKLRNIKPHFICFPEYFFVNKKLGNHVQTPHNQALQLKRIQVLSKELNTVVIGGTMPERNGNFLHNTAFVFHNGNMLGFYRKQNLFFAEEGKITPGNNHVIFNAYGIRFSVLICADVFKDENFIALKELGAQIIFIPTFSLMRNETVEEKFKRDQDIFVRGAKLSNAILVKVCGVKSDYKNFLQARSLIAAPDGILYRVDPDQEDTAMLIVNTVSI